The sequence ACATGTCCGCAATCTGACCCAGCAGAATCATCGTTCACGCTTCTCTGGATTGAACTGATTGTATTTGCGAAGTAGGTCAGACACCGCCGCCGAAGCGATCGAGCGCGCATGAAGGTCATCGCCGTCGCATCCCAAATGGCGGCCAAGGACGTGCCTGAATGTTCGACGCTTGTTCCTGTCAGACACGTCCTTGGCCTGCGTCTTTCCGTGTTACCACGGCTGGCCTAATAGCATACCTGTTTGCTTCGGCGGCGGCGCTTGACTTACTTGGCCGGCACGCTGATTGATTGTCCCGACACGGTAATTAGAATGGGTCGCGGATGGCGGGGCGGACTCGTTCTTGCTTCGCCAGTCTTGCACTTCGCTGGTGTCGGAAGCGCTCGATGCCATGTGCGTCGGGCGAGCCAGCTGTTCAATCGCGTTTCAGCACATCGGAGGTACGTTCCCCGTGCCCATGCCCTTTGATGGCGGAATTCAGATTATCGGGCCTAACGGCACCGTGGATATCCTGTGCATGACCTGCATGCGGCCGATTCCTGCAGCGGATCGGCAAGCAGGTTTTTTGAACGATTGCCGCGATTGCCATGAACGCAAAACCGGGACCGGCAAGTACGCGGCGGGCGGAGGCGGCTTTGCCAGTGCGGGGCTGCCGATGATTCGGATCGGGTCGACCGGGCCGTCCGTGGCGTACTGCCAAAACCTGCTGAACGCGCGGCTGCCGCCGCCCCCGTTGTGGGTCGACGGGATTTTTGGTCCCAAAACGGACGCCAGCGTGCGCACGTTTCAGATGTCGCGACAACTCATGGTCGACGGCATCGTCGGTCCGCAAACCTGGGCCGCCTTGGAAGCCGGCCCGCCCCCGATCTCGCGTCGACCTGGGTAGAATGCGTCGAGCATCATTCGTGATTGTCGTGATTTGCAGGCGACGGCATGGATCGATGCATCGTCGAGACATTCCGTAGTATGTCGCCCCCACCGCACGACATCGCGAACACGACGAAGCCAATCGCCGTCATCGGCGCGGCTGGCCAACTTGGCGGTTGGCTGTGCCAGTTGCTAGGCGAGCGCGCTCGGCCGTTCGACCTGCCGGAGTTGGATATTACCGATCGAGGCGCCGTGTTGCGCGTGTTGTTGGCAGCGCGGCCGGCGGCGATCGTCAATTGCGCGGCGTATACCAACGTGGACCGCGCGGAAGCGGAGTCAGACGTCTGTTTCGCGGTGAATGCGACGGCCGTTGGACATCTGGCGGAAGCAGCCGCGGAGCTGGATTGCCTGTTGGTGCAGATCAGTACGGATTATGTGTTCGGCAATGCGCTTGGCGACAATTCTCGACCTTGGCGGGAAACGGATGTGCCGGCGCCGCGCGGCGTCTATGCCGAAAGCAAGCGCGCCGGGGAGCTTGCCGCGTTCCGCGCTCCGCAGCATATAGTTGTCCGCACCTGCGGTCTATATGGACATCCGACGCTCGTCGATCAAGCGAAGAACTTCGTTGAAGCGATCCTGCGCAAGGCCGAACGTGGCGAATCCTTGCGTGTCGTCAACAATCAGGTTTGCTCGCCGAGCTTTGTCGGCGACGTGGCCGACGCGATTTGCTGGCTACTGGAAGCGGAGTTCACCGGGATTGTTCACGTCACGAATGCAGGCGCTACGAACTGGTACGACTTTGCGCGAGAGATTCTGGCCTTGCGCGGACTGAGCGTGCCAATCGAGGCGATTTCCACGGAAGAGTTCAACGCGCCGGCGCCGCGGCCAGCATATAGCGTGCTGGATGGCGCCAAGTATGCGTTATTGCGCGGCGCGGCGATGCCGAGCATTTATGCCGCGCTGCAGGCGTATCTAAGCTGGCGCGAGCATGAGTTGGAAAGGCGCCAATGCTAGCCCGTGGCGCCAGCGAGGGAGGGAGGACGTTCTTTACCGTTGCGGATCAAGCTCTCAACGACCTCGCTTACCCTTTGTGTGCGATATCGTTGAGAGTTTTGTCCGCGATTTGTACCCGACGTCAAATCTCCCTCGCTGGCGCTACGGGCTAGTGTCAGTGGGTTAGTTTCGACAAATGCTCCACTGCTCCGTCAGCTATTGTCGCCGTCGAGGAGGCCGCCGAGTTGGCCGAGGAGGGAGCCTTCGCCTTTGCTGCCGCCGCTTTGCGGGGCGTACATCAGGATGCGGCCGGCGAGTCTTGAAATCGGCAGCGATTGCAGCCAGATATCGCCGGGGCCGGTGAGGGTGGCGAGGAACAGGCCTTCGCCGCCGAAGAGCGTATTCTTGAAGCCGCCGGTGAATTGGATGTCGTAGGTGACGCTGCGCGTCATCGCGACGATGCAGCCGGTGTCGATGCGGAGCGTTTCGCCGGCGTTCAGTTTGCGCTGCATCAGCGTGCCGCCGGCGTGGACGATGGCGATGCCGTCGCCGGTGAGGCGCTGCATGATAAAGCCTTCGCCGCCGAAGAGGCCGACGCCGATCTTTTTCTGAAACGCGATGCCGATCTGCACGCCTTTCGCGGCGCACAGGAACGAATCCTTCTGGCAAATCAATTCGCCGCCCAGTTCATCGAGATGCATCGGCACGAGCTTGCCGGGATACGGCGCCGCGAAGGCGATCTGCTCGCGGCCTCCGCCGATGGCCGTGAATGTGGTCATGAACAGCGATTCGCCGGTCAGCACGCGCTTGCCGGCCGACATCAGTTTGCCGAAGAAGCCGGTCTGCTCCGCCGAGGGATCGCCGAAGACGGTCTTCATTTCGATCCCGCGCGACATGTACATCATGCCGCCGGCCTCAGCGATGACCGTCTCCTGCGGGTCGAGCGTGATCTCGACGTACTGCATTTCGCTGCCGAAGATCTCATAGTCGATCTCATGCGCGCGGCGCGTGGTGTACTGCGTTGGCGGAGGGCTGGGCGGAGTTGCATTGCCGCGGAGCGATTCGCGGATCGCCGCCACGTGCCGCGCTTCGAGCCAATTGGCCAGGCCCGGCCCGAAGACCAGCGTGCTTTCCCCGCCGACCGACGGGAGCAGGCGAATCAATTCCTCCAGCGGCATCGGGCCGACGGATTGCTGATTCTGGGCGTAGTACCAACCGGTATCAGCGGACATGGGCGAGGCTCCGGGGGCGGGAGGAGGAGTAAAGGAGTAGAGGAGTTTTTTCGGTGCGGAGTTGTGTAAGGATACCGCGCCGGTTGGCGGCGTAAACAGCTTGGGGGCGGGCAATAGATGTAGGTGCGGAATGGGGAGAAACTGGGCGCGAAGAAAAATGCGCTGCCTTCGGCACGTCGCAGGCGGTTGTCGGAGAAATCGCGGGCGTGTCTATTGGCTCGATCCAGATTCTCCAAACCACATGTTTTCAGCTTCAATCGCATGTTGAACTTCAAACGGGCATTCGTTTTTGTCGTCGGAACATTGGCCTTGATGGTCGGGACTTCGTCACAGGCTCAGCATCGCCTGGTGACGCAAGGCGAGGGGCAACTCGTCATCTTCGACGCCCAGGGCGACGTGGAATGGCGAATGCCGTGGGAAGGCATTCACGACGTCCATGTCCTGGCGAATGGAAACTTGCTCGTCCAGCAAGGCGCGAGCACGATTGCCGAGATCGATCGAGCAAAGTTGCAGGTGGTTTGGAAGTACGACTCCTCGACCTCCAACGGCAACGCCGGGAAGCAGGTCGAAGTGCACGCTTTCCAGCCGCTCGGCGACGGACGGTTGATGATTGCCGAGAGCGGACCTGGACGGATCATCGAAATCGATCGCGACGGAAAACTGCTGCACGAGATCAAGCTCAAGCTCGATCACCCCGATCCGCACACGGATACGCGTTTGGCGCGAAAGCTCGCCAATGGGCATTACCTGGTCTGCCACGAGGGAGATGGCTTCGTGCGGGAATATGATCGCGACGGGGCGGTGGTCTGGGAGTACGAGGCGCCGCTGTTTGGCAGAGAATCACAGCCTGGTCATGGCCCGGAAGCCTTTGGAAATAAGTGCTTCGCCGCGGTGCGCCTGGCGAATGGAAACACGTTAATCTCCACGGGCAACGGCCATTCCGTGCTGGAAGTGACGCCAGACGCTGAAATTGTTTGGCAGCTTCAGCAGCGCGATCTACCAGGAATTACGCTCGCCTGGGTGACGACGCTCGAGGTGTTGCCCAACGGGCACTACGTGATCGGCAACTGCCACGCTGGGCCTGGTCAACCGTTGTTGATTGAAATCGATCCGACGAGCAAGGAAGTCGTTTGGGCGTTGGACAAGTTCGACTTGCTCGGCAATTCTGTTTCCAATTCGCTGTTGCTCGATGTCACAGGCAGCCTGCGCTAGAATTGCGAAGTGTGACTGCCAACATTGGCGCCATGCCGCTACCGCGGCTTCACCCCGTTGCCGGGCCCCGCGGAACCTGATGGCGATTCGTAGTCCGCGTAGCTTTTCTCCTCGACGATTCGCGAGCCGAGCAGGTTGTTGATTTCGCGCTTCGTCGCCGCGCGGCAATCGTTCTCGTAGTAGACGCTGCGGGCCAGCTTGATGAAGCCGTCGCCAAAATCGCCATTGCGCTCGCAATCTCGGATCGCATCTTCGATGTCCCACAAACGCAGGTTGTCGTGGCTGAGCCGGTCGGTCAGTTCATCGAGCTCCGGCGACGGCGATACCGCGCGCTGCAATACGCTGGTCAGTTCCTGCAACTCGTGTTCGACATGGCCGCGTTTCGCCTGATCGTGGATGCGTTGCAGTTTGATGCGGAGAATGGTGATCTTATCGATCAGTTCACCCGGTGACACCGGGGCAAACAAGGGGCGATCGCGGGACTTCTCGTTGGCAAACCGGCGTAGGGCGTCGGCCATGCGATCGAACACGCTGCCCCAATCGCCGAATCGCGGCTGCCGAAACAACTGCATCGTCGGATACCAAGGGCTTTCTTCGGTGTGCTGCAGCCAGCGCCAGTCGGCCGCGAACGGCAGCGCGAGCCAGGTGGGCGCCCCCAGGCCGCCGCAAAGGTGCGCGAATGCCGTATCGGATGTGACGATGAGGTCGAGACTCGTCACCACGGCCGCCGTGTCCATGAAGGCGCCCGTGCCTTCATCCAGCCGCGGCCCCAAGTCCACGACGGAAAAACTGCCGGCCACGTCGGCAAGTTGCTCGCGGCCATGGTTCTTTTGCAGGCCGAACAGGCGCACGTTGGGGATCTTGGCCAGCGTCGAGAAATAAATTAGCGGGATCGATCGCTGGCGATCGCCGCGGTAGCGTGGGTTCCCTTGCCAATTGATGCCGATGCGGATCGTCGCGCCGTCGTTTAGCTCGCCGCGCCAACGGTCGACCAACTCGGGATCCGCAAACAGATAGGGCGTGTCGGCGGGCACCGTCGACAACGTCGTTTCGAAGATCCTGGGCAGACCGATCAGCGGCACGTGGTAATCGCAATCGGGCAGGTTGCCATCCATGATCTTCGGCGTGAGCCGGTCGATGCCCGGCGTTCGCTTCAACAGTTCCAATAGCGGCCCTTGGCACATCACGGTTACATGGGCGCCGCGCGCTTTGACGAGCGGCGCGTAGCGCACGAACTGGAGCGTATCTCCCAAGCCTTGCTCGGCGTGCAGCACGATCCGTTTGCCTTCGAGCGATTCGCCATTCCAAAGCGGTCGCTGGATCGCCGGCATGCGCGCGTTGTTGCATCGCCAGCGCCACTCGTATTCTTCCCAGCCGGCAGTCATGTCGCCTTGCACCAAGCGCACGAGGGCGCGGTTCATGTGCCCATCGGCGTAGTCGGCATCCAGGTGGAGCGCTTCGCTGTATTGCGCCTCGGCGAGGGGCAAGTGCCCTTGCTCGGTGAGTGCGATGCCCAGGTTGCTATGCGCGGCTGCATAGCCGGGCTTGAGACGCAGGGCCTCCTCGAAATGTTCAATCGCTTCGGCATGCCGGCCCAATTCGGTGAGCACGATGCCCAGGTTGTTATGCGCCTCTGGATAGCGATCGCGCAGCCGCAAGGCTTGCAGATAGCTCTGCAGCGCTTCCTCGCGACGCGCTATTTTTGCCAAGGCGAT is a genomic window of Planctomycetia bacterium containing:
- a CDS encoding peptidoglycan-binding protein: MPFDGGIQIIGPNGTVDILCMTCMRPIPAADRQAGFLNDCRDCHERKTGTGKYAAGGGGFASAGLPMIRIGSTGPSVAYCQNLLNARLPPPPLWVDGIFGPKTDASVRTFQMSRQLMVDGIVGPQTWAALEAGPPPISRRPG
- the rfbD gene encoding dTDP-4-dehydrorhamnose reductase; the protein is MDRCIVETFRSMSPPPHDIANTTKPIAVIGAAGQLGGWLCQLLGERARPFDLPELDITDRGAVLRVLLAARPAAIVNCAAYTNVDRAEAESDVCFAVNATAVGHLAEAAAELDCLLVQISTDYVFGNALGDNSRPWRETDVPAPRGVYAESKRAGELAAFRAPQHIVVRTCGLYGHPTLVDQAKNFVEAILRKAERGESLRVVNNQVCSPSFVGDVADAICWLLEAEFTGIVHVTNAGATNWYDFAREILALRGLSVPIEAISTEEFNAPAPRPAYSVLDGAKYALLRGAAMPSIYAALQAYLSWREHELERRQC
- a CDS encoding TIGR00266 family protein → MSADTGWYYAQNQQSVGPMPLEELIRLLPSVGGESTLVFGPGLANWLEARHVAAIRESLRGNATPPSPPPTQYTTRRAHEIDYEIFGSEMQYVEITLDPQETVIAEAGGMMYMSRGIEMKTVFGDPSAEQTGFFGKLMSAGKRVLTGESLFMTTFTAIGGGREQIAFAAPYPGKLVPMHLDELGGELICQKDSFLCAAKGVQIGIAFQKKIGVGLFGGEGFIMQRLTGDGIAIVHAGGTLMQRKLNAGETLRIDTGCIVAMTRSVTYDIQFTGGFKNTLFGGEGLFLATLTGPGDIWLQSLPISRLAGRILMYAPQSGGSKGEGSLLGQLGGLLDGDNS
- a CDS encoding PQQ-binding-like beta-propeller repeat protein, which produces MLNFKRAFVFVVGTLALMVGTSSQAQHRLVTQGEGQLVIFDAQGDVEWRMPWEGIHDVHVLANGNLLVQQGASTIAEIDRAKLQVVWKYDSSTSNGNAGKQVEVHAFQPLGDGRLMIAESGPGRIIEIDRDGKLLHEIKLKLDHPDPHTDTRLARKLANGHYLVCHEGDGFVREYDRDGAVVWEYEAPLFGRESQPGHGPEAFGNKCFAAVRLANGNTLISTGNGHSVLEVTPDAEIVWQLQQRDLPGITLAWVTTLEVLPNGHYVIGNCHAGPGQPLLIEIDPTSKEVVWALDKFDLLGNSVSNSLLLDVTGSLR